The Pecten maximus chromosome 6, xPecMax1.1, whole genome shotgun sequence DNA window GTGAACGAACCATCACCAACTGCTAATGGCAACACGCTAGAGTCTACAGATCAGGTAGAGCCACCCCAGGAACCCCCCAGGCATAACACGTCTTCCGCCCGCCCAAATCCCCAGCAGTCTGTTGGTCTCAGATCTGGCCGTCATCCACCAAGACCTGCGTCTGATAGAGTGAGGGTTAAGTCTCCCGAGCTATCCAAAGCAGATACCACCAAAGGTCACAACCACGATCCGCTATTTTCAAAAGGAGGAATTCAATGGACGCTCCCTCTTCCATCCACCGGTTCCTTACAGCTCGTCCATCTACATCTTCAGACATTCGTCCAATGATTACGGTAAAATCGTCTCCACAAAAACGAGACGAGCAGCACGTGTCCATGTCAGTATCTAGACGACACGAACGTCGGTCTATGAGCTTACCCTCGGCTCATAAACCTGAGCCCCCGTCCAACGCTTCGTCTCCATCGCTTCTACAAGCTATCCTGTCTTCATCTCACGAACCTTCTCCGCCTAAGGATCCACATATCGACCATTCACCACAGAAACCTGAGCTACGACACGTTGAAGTATCTTCAAATGAAATCGAACCACAAAATCACCATTTATCTTCACGCAAACCTGAAGCGAAGGCTACGGAGGTTATCGAAAGGTTGCCACAGAACAACTCCGACCAACAACTTTCTTCTCCTGATCAAGAACCAAAAGCTACCGAAGTACCACCTCCAAAACCGGAACGAACGCGTAAAGCTGCATCGAAAAGAACTATTCATCACCCTGTCATTTTGTCGCAATTTCCATCGCCTTGTGCAATCACGTCCATCTGTCTGACCTCCGAAGGTCATGCATGGACTTGTGACGAAGAGTCACGTGATTTAACACTTCTTGGTAATGCAGGTAATATCATCAAGAGAGTAACTTGTAATGCTAACGtaaatgatatcagtttgtcGCCAAAAACCCATCACCTCTGGTACTGCACGTGGAAGTGTCGCGTTGTAGAACTGAACCCAAAAACCGACACACGCATGCGCCGTTTTACCACAGAATCTTGGCCACGTTGCGTGTGTGTAACGGACAACGAACATGTCTTAGTGGGAGCGGAAAACAAAATCACGTTACATAACACTGAAGGTCACGTGATTATAACGACTGATACCGCAATGTCGGGAGTTATACGTCCAACACGACTCACACAATGTCCGTTGACTGGAAACATTGCTTTCTTAGAAAAGACCAGCTTTCAAAGTGATGGCAAAGACAATGGCCATGTTGTCGTCCTTGACAACGGATTATCGGTCAAATTTCGCTATACAGGAGAATGTGAAACATCGAACTCGGCAGCGTCGGCTTACTTTGATCCATTTGACGTGAAGTATGACGACAAAGGCTACCTGTTGGTAGGGGATTTCACTAGCAGTACTCTCGATCTCGTCACAGGTGTTGGAAACCATATCAGGACATTGCTCACAGACACCGGGAGTTCTCAGGCGATCGGTATGCACACTGGTGGTGTTATGTGGGCTGCATTTAAAGGCGACAATGATGTATCGCACGTGAAAATCCTTCAATATTAAAACTATTGTCGATTGGTTGTTGCCTAAACCGGTGTTCATAAATGACAGAGAAGACAGTACAGTACTATGAGTTTTTAAGTCAATCGATGGAACAAAAGACGAATTTCTATGTTTCAACTTAGACTAGGCCATTTATTGCAATACTTTCTTTCTTTGTTCTATTTCATCAGCAATATTACTTTAGCGCATTATGTCTTCGCCCGGAAAACTTCGAGGTTTTTTCCAGAAAATAAACCTCGGAGGGAACGGCGGAGGTGTTCTGGTTGATCCAAATATCTTACTGAGGGACTAAATATGCAGCGCTGTGTGCAAGTGAATATTTTCCATATTGTCATTCTTATCCGGGAAACAAAAGTCTATGTGTGGTAAACTAGTCATGTCTTTTGATCGTGCTAGCCGATAAATCTCCTTGATTAAAGCCCGTATTTTTAATGtgaataatgtacatgtatattttggaAGTAACTTTTGacttaatgaaattatatatatttacgaCCTTTGCACATGTTAAATACAAAGTCGTATCTTCATGTAAAGTGTCAAATCAGACAACATTAGATTAAGCTAAACCTTGAATCCGTGAAAATACTAGTGTAACATTGTTTTCGGCAATAAGTAGTCATTAAAATGGAAAAGAATGAAAGTAAATTTTTCATCAGTTATCCaacacattttcaaaatctgGACATTGATGATACCATGCAACCATGATGTATTCGCTTGAAAATGggtatttgataaaatattctttttGATTCAAACCTTCTTCATTGTCACAATCTTTGAAATTATAACTACATACCTGTAATCATGAAATGTTCTTTCTTTATCATTACCGAGAAAACTAGTGGAGTGCTTCAGATTCTAAACTGACATATTTCTATCGAATATATTACATCTGGGCATAAATTAACCAAGGCTGGAGACTTGAGATAATAAGAACATGCCAGATTATACCTGTAGACAGCACAGGTCATGTATTCAGGCATGGCTCGTGAGTTATGTAAGTTTTACTCCATTATTAGTTTTTCATATAATCCCTAGACATATCCCTCGATCTGGACATTTTAGGTATCTCCTTACGACTGTCTGACTTGACAAGCTCTTTCCTACCTGGTCTGATAAGGTTTCAAATCAGTTCACTCTTGTTCGTGTCTGCTTTCCACTGTTACTTATATGTTATCATAGCATTTTTTATCTATACTTACTTTCTTTGATAAAATCAAATTGACATCGGCAACACATTTGCTGACTGCTTTAATACAAGAGTGAATTAATTGTAGACAGAAAAGCATGAAAGCATATCCATTACTATACCAGGTCACAGCATTTCTAGTTGCTACACAAACGATTTAAATCCACATATCGGgaatatgaataaataatatatatgttaatatacaatgtatatatgaacAATTGCAATGATACTAATGATAAAGGATACTGTAACCTAGGTTTTATGAATCTGACTTGAATGTGAATGTACAGTAGTAGGGATGTCACCTTAAAGTGTCTGAATACGTATCAAAGCGAAACGAAATACACCATTATACCATACATTCCTAGCTGGGAAAACATACAGTTCAATAGTAAACTCGCCATAATGGAAACGGTAGTTGATATTAATTCTCTGGAGAGACTTTCCTAACATTAGAATATAAAATGTCGGGAATGTAAATCAGTGACACAGCGAAGTAGGCTTAAGATAGAAGCTTAGTTTAGAGTGAGGACGGTTCAATAACAGGATCCCAGCCCAATGTTCAGCATCAGCTGCAGCAAGCAATCAATCATGGTGTACATCGTGAACATTTCAGAGTTTACCAAATATCTCAGTCAAAGTGAAACGGTCTATTGATACACACTGAAACCTCAGCTGAAAATCAAGACCTAGTGGCAGCAACAGTAACTTATCTTATAGTGCAGGGTATTAAAAAATGATTGATCATATTGATAAGCAAGAGAGACACCACATTTACGGAAATAACCAGtctaatttcaattagattggttagtatattatataggaGCACGTGGTTTATAGTCCTTTGATCCTTTGAAGTTTTGAATTGACTTCTAAATTTTCTTACGtgccatttttttttagttaagtTTACTTTTTTCCAGTGCATGCGGTCTTTTGGTATTTTTTAGCATTTGAATCTATGTGTAAGCTTTCCCATGTGGTATTGTTTTTGAGTTAAGGTTACGATTTTCCAGTGCAAGCGGTCTTTTGGTATTTTTACCATTTTAATTTACGTGTAAACTTTCTTACATGCCATCGTTTTTGAGATAAGATTACGATTTTCCAGTGCAAGtgttttttttggtatttttacCATTTTAATTTACGTTTAAACTTTCTTACGTGCCATCGTTTTTGAGTTAAGATTACGATTCTGTATAGTAGTAGGCATTATCTTGTTTGGTGATGTGTGGGTTACTATGGAGATCACAATATCtcataaaaataagaaataatgaaaaccGCTTGGGAACATAATAAAATCTctttaaaattacatttgatAAAAACGGAAACAAGCGAATTGAATAGGATGTACTTAAAATATATGTTCGAGGCGTGATGAGAAATtacatgaaattaaaataaCCGATAGATAAATAATAAGGACGAATACATATGAGCTATGACAAGCATATTGAAGCCTTTGGTAAGTGTGTAGAAGGTAGACGGTACCACTTGGCCCAACTTCCAAATCCACGGcccacatatatacattgtttataaagacCATGGGTTGATACTCTGTGCCAAATATGGGTGGATGAACATAATTCAGGCAAACATTGTCAAACAAACTGTCTAAATAAAGTGAAATTCACTTTTCATTGATTCCAAGCCAAACTCTCACCACTGTTTTATAAGTACAATATTCACTAATAAGAAACATAATACAATCATAAACTCCATACCTAGTTTATTTAATACTTACGTAACGTATACTACAGATAAGTTCAACAGTAAagtaatatataactacaatataacCGTCTTAGctggtcaatatatatattgatatatacatatatataacacggcTTTACAACGACTGTTGCTAAATACTATCTCATTTAAAATTATTCGATACTAAAAATGTTGGGGGCATTGAAAATTATTCAACATACTATGAGTTGAAAACTGATTATTCAGATCAAGAATGTTTCAAGCAGATGTTCTACGAACTTTTACTTTGGTACTGTCAACACTCCACCACTAAATAGGATAGGCATCTATTCGTCCCCTATAGTTTTTCAATGTCTCATTAATTAAATCCGCCAACCATTGCTCACTTTGTCAGGATCATAACGGAAAATGGCGGCTCTGTGTTGATTACCTTCTGAGGGTACAATTTCTCAACTTAGCTGTGCTATTTTATTCTGAGACAAGTCACAGCTACCATTTTCGTCATCAGAATTCTCTACACT harbors:
- the LOC117329476 gene encoding uncharacterized protein LOC117329476 gives rise to the protein MDAPSSIHRFLTARPSTSSDIRPMITVKSSPQKRDEQHVSMSVSRRHERRSMSLPSAHKPEPPSNASSPSLLQAILSSSHEPSPPKDPHIDHSPQKPELRHVEVSSNEIEPQNHHLSSRKPEAKATEVIERLPQNNSDQQLSSPDQEPKATEVPPPKPERTRKAASKRTIHHPVILSQFPSPCAITSICLTSEGHAWTCDEESRDLTLLGNAGNIIKRVTCNANVNDISLSPKTHHLWYCTWKCRVVELNPKTDTRMRRFTTESWPRCVCVTDNEHVLVGAENKITLHNTEGHVIITTDTAMSGVIRPTRLTQCPLTGNIAFLEKTSFQSDGKDNGHVVVLDNGLSVKFRYTGECETSNSAASAYFDPFDVKYDDKGYLLVGDFTSSTLDLVTGVGNHIRTLLTDTGSSQAIGMHTGGVMWAAFKGDNDVSHVKILQY